Part of the Melopsittacus undulatus isolate bMelUnd1 chromosome 12, bMelUnd1.mat.Z, whole genome shotgun sequence genome, GGAAATCCTGTTGTCACCCAAGCCATTTTAGATGGACTTGCCCATGAAACACAGGCTCTTCCTTCGGCATAGTATTTTGGATGGGATGCCAGTTCCATGGGAAATCGTTTGTAGTGTGTTTTGGTCTCCATTCAAGTTTTATTTACAAATAGGATTTTCTGGCGTTCATTTACAATCAATGAACTAAATCTTGGCGCAGTGCTATGGCTCATTTATACCCAGAGTTATGGGATGTATTTAAAGGCAGTTAAAGTTCTTTTCTCACTGGGGAATTTTGCTTACACTTTGATTTTTTCCAAAATGAACCATCTTGGCCTGACGGTGTTTATACTTCTTTTGACAGTAATCCAGTCCCTCATAGCACTGGTGAATGATCCACAGCCCGAGCACCCCCTTCGGGCTGACCTAGCTGAAGAATACTCTAAGGACCGTAAAAAATTCTGTAAGAACGCTGAAGAGTTTACAAAGAAATATGGTGAAAAGCGACCAGTGGACTAAAACCTGACACAGTTGGTGTCAGCAACGTATGATAGAAGATCGGAGCAGTGCATTTGAGACACCCCGTAAAGCAGGACTCTATGGAAAATTGACAAGTGCCACCTTTCGGTGTTAACTTGTGGCTGTTACTAACTTTCTACAGTTTTCTTAATCAAAAGTGGGCTAGGTAACCTGTAAAGAAAGGATTAAAATTTAAGATGTTCtagttctgctttctttgtttaaaaatcactgcttcAATATACTTTAAAgtatgctgttttctttttcttgtcagaATTTATCAAAAATATCTTAGACTTATATTCTGCCCTTAAATTGAAAAGGTTGCGGCTGTCACttattttttctgcagttcCCACTATCTTGAGTTCACTCAGTTCTTTACTGGATTTCATCCCCCTCCCCAAGCCAATGTCTTAGAAAAGAATATCCCAGTTCTGGCAGAAAATGATTGAGTGTTTGGcagttttgtttacttttccttCCAAATGTTGCACTGTGCTTTGTGGGACTTGCTGCAAGTTCCCCTTAACTTCAGTTTGTAACATAATAGACCAACAGATCCCACAAAACCAATCAGAAATAATGTCCAGGTCTTATGTAAATCTGGCTGATGTTACCACCAAATGTTTATTAAACGGGGAAACCCAAGTTTTTGTGTGCGTCATTGAATTAAAATATGGCTCATGTCCTGCTTTTGTAaaactttggggaaaaaaatctatagCAAGTGAGTAGTGGAATGTGATTACAAACTTCTTTCACTTCTGTTCCTAacacctctgcagagcagctggggaCGCGCACCCACAGAACAACAGCTCAACCAGTTCAGAAGAGTTTCAAAAACTGGGGACCAAGAGGTACCAAAGTGATaaactgtgttttgagttaAAAATTGGTCATCTGGAGATGCTAATTTTGAATTCAGGTACTAAAtctggcagcactgctgcccttCTTGGAACACTTTTCCATCAGAATACGTAACAAATATCCTTGTATTAAGGGGATGGCACTTGTGCCGTGTGCCAGCCCAGTTGCTGCACAGCTCTGACCGAGAAtgggaggagagcagggctgagcACTAACCTGTAAGGGAGTgcactttgctgctgctgctcctgtgttGCAAAACTACAGGTTAGATGATGTAATGAGTGTGTCAGGTCTCATTCTGTCATTCTAACCTCTTCAGGCAGAGCTGTGGTAACAGAGTGATGGGAGGCCCCCTGCCCATGCTGAAGGGGGAAGCCCTTCCTGCTCAGAACTGCGCGTCCTTTACTGCGCCTGTTGCTTTCTGCATACGCCACTTCTTCCCCAGCCTAAAGCGTGACCGTAGCTCCAGTCAAACTGCCATACAGTCAAACTGCCACCTCCTCCCACCTCTTGAACTTGGGTAGGTTACTAAGCAAATCTCCACAAATCCACAGGGATCGGGGAGCACATATCATTGTGATATGCAGGAAGTTGAGTTAGAAAATCTCTTGTACCCAGGTGGTTGTCTGCACTCCTAAATTCAGATTTAATACAGCCTCTGCCTTTGCAACCTTTCAGAACTAGTGTGTCAAGCAGTAGGTCTCTTTTGGTTTTCATGTCTTGTATATTTGCTATTTCTTCATTCATCCCTCCCATCCGGCTTTCATTTCAATTTAGTGTAAACAATGACAGCCCAGTACCTCACCTCTGAAAGTACTTTGTTTTTACAAGTTAGGGAGCTAAgacattttatgttttaagtGTTCTTAGACAGATTCTTTGGCAGGTAAATAAACCACATTCACCTTATTTACGGAAACTTGCATTTCCTGAGTGTTTTCAGGCTTGTGAGAGCACTGTCTATTACCAAATTTTCACATCTCTGTGTCTTCATTTGCAGAAAGTTGGTACTGATTTTGTTTCGTTCACGCTCGGATTCATAATAAAACAATGCCAAATTATCTGTCAAGCTGAAGTGTGTAACTTCTGCATCACGTGAGTCACTGTACCTTTTGATCATGTCTGTGGGCATGGAAACTCGCCATTCttgagattttatttaaaacaagacTGTAGCACTAGTTGGCTGCCCTCGTTACTACTCAATCGCATACTTTCTGGTTGTGAGCCTCTCAGGTCAAAGACTGCGTTTCTCTGAACCGGTGTGACTCGGATGCCGTTGAAGGGAGCTGGAAGGGCTGTGTAACACGAGGAGCTCCAGTCCATCCCCGCAGGCCTACAGCAGCGCTACACCAGCTATTCCGATTTCATCTGCAAAGGTCACATAGAAGACAGATACTGCCACCAGTTCTCTGGGTGTGTTCGGCATAGTTCATTTTCTAAACTACGAGATGTGTGACCCAAGTGATGGCTTTTGTTTGTAGGCAGCCCTCTGGAAAAAGATCAGATACTGTGCTGTATGCTTGAAGtctgaggaaaataaatcacagtaTGAAGTCCTATGTTAACTCAGGAAATCAAGCTTTGTTCTCTCCAGTTCCCTAAGCCATGATGAATTCTAAACGTGCAGTTTAATATCCAAAATACAACATGCTGGTGAAACTACACCCAGGAGTACTGGTATAGGCTTCCTGCAATTCCATTCTGCTACCCTAATAAAAATTTGCTCTCAAAGGCTTTGTGGcatggttttcttttcagaaagggGGGATTTAGACTTAAGTATTCTGGTAGAGTGATGCTCTAGAACCACTGAGGAACTTCCTCCTTTATCTCTGTGTGCTTTAGGCAAAAGTTCCCTATTTCAAAATCTTTTAGTAGCTCTTTATTAGTTTCTCTATTTAAAACTCCCCTGCATTTAAAAGAACACTCCGGGTTCAATGCTGTTCATTTAATTTGCAAAATGTAACCGAAGTAAGTCTGCTGTCATGTTTCAGTGTTCGGCTAACAGAGCTCAGTGCGGGGTAATGTCCTGATGGCTGTGATGAGAGCACATGCATCGGTTGGAGCCACTTAAATGTTAACAGATGTCCATCAGAACACAGTCAAAGATTGTAAGGTGGGTTCTGGTATTAAACAACCGGGGTTTATCCCTACCGATAGCAAAATACCGTCAGTCACTAGATGGCTCTCACGGGCTTTGCTGTGCCGGGGGCCGCGGCTGCTCCGAGCAGATCTGGTACCTCCCGGGGTTTATTCATTCTCTGTTACCACAGAGCAGGAACTTCGACGTCGAACACCGACAGGCCCGGCTTCAGCCATCGAGTCACATCAAAAGACTCGGCTCTTTGGTGCTGCCAGAGGGGGTGTTAAAAACAAACTTGTATCAAATTAATTCTGTGATGATACCTTAAGAAGGAACctggaaacatttttaaagcagccCTGCTGTTATTTTTGATACCTGTGCAGGGAAAAGCCTTCCTCAGCTGTTTTGCAGAGGGGTCAGACAGGTCCATTATGAACACAACAAGGTGTCTCAGCAGCTGCAACAGCAGGTGAGTGGGTTTACTTTTCCCTTCAGCTATAACTAAAAGCAAAACCCTCCTGTAGCATTACAATAGAAAAAGACCTGagtttattttttacttaaaagaaTGATGATCATATTGACACTTTTAgtatttaaagacaaaactgTTTAGCCAATAATGATTACATTAAATAGATCACGTTTGGGCAGAAAATGAGCATAAACaatcaaaaatatttcttcccctGTGAAAGTGGcatgccagcagcagggcagcagttAGACCTGTAGGGACTACTGGGACTTGTTTAAGTTCAAACACCCTGATGATAGACATAAAGATGGACAAACACATGCACCTTCTCCATTTGGAAACTTGCTTGTGGTTGGTCCGCATATGTCCCATGCATTTTCCCTGAGAGGCAGTGGGCAGCGCAGGAACAGTTGCTGGGGAGCTCTCATGTACAGCAGTGACAGAAATAGCAGATGGCTCAACAGTTGCTGTTCTTGCAAAGTCatccagaaaggaaaaaaaggaaagcttctCCAAAGAGGCTGTGGCTGATGTTACTGTCCTGCAGTGGCTTAATGCCAAAAGGCAGCGTAAATGGGAAGAGCTGTAATCCCTGCTGGCTGGGGCTGTATGTGGGATGTGGCTGCAGATGCCACCATGCTGAAGACATGATCTGACTATTCTGACGAGATGCTTTGAAGGCAGTATAGTGTGTACCTTTGTGTGTGTCTCACCAGATACAAGCAAGGTGGTGACTGTGTGCTCCTTGGTCTCACAGCAGTGCGTATCTTTGTACTGCTTGTGTCGTAGGAGCTGGGCCCTGGGAAGAGGGCTGGGCCTTGGCTGCCACACTGTGCTGGAGGGGCGCAGGGCTATGGGGTGCAGGAGAGGTCTGTCACCTTCAGAGCAGGGGCTGTGGCCTAAAACCTGCTGGTCAGGGCACCAGGGCGCTACCTGTAGCTGCTGACAGTGGTGTTCTTCCACGaacactgctgctgtccccaggctGTTCATTCTCCTGTCAGCTGCACCAGGAGGTATTGCACTGGTAACTGTCTTGCAAGTCTGAACAATGGTGTGTGTGGTCACTTGCCTAAAGATCTTTGAAGGAACAAAGCTGAATGTTCCTGGTTTTGTAATGGCTCTGCAGCTCTGGATTGATTAATGTCTGGAGTTCATGGAGGCGCTCCCAGGACTGCGAGAAGTCATCCGGTCCTTCCCCACAGCCGCCGACAGGTGGGACACTGGGGTACCCGGGATGCACCATCAGTTCGATTGTTACGGTCCTGCTCTGTGGTGTTGGGTCTGTGGGTGAGGGTGCCTTGGACGTGAACTCTGTGATGGCACTGTCGATGGCGCTCCAGATGTTACTGACAGACATGTTCTTGCCCATGGTGGTCAACCCTATGTAAATGTCTGGCCACCTGTAGCCAGAGGAGGGAACACTGATATTAATGCTAACAAGGTGGTTAGGAAAAGTGTGTTACATCCTGTGGGTTGGGAATCAAAATTAAGCTAAaacttcaaacagaaaagaggGAAGGGGGTTCAGTCTGACAGACAGGCCCAGCaaagccccagcactgccattaTTACTGTATTTACATGTGCTGTGTGACAGCACAAAGGTGGTTTGGCAGCTGTGAGCTTGCAGGTGCATTTTGTTGGTACAAGAGGGAAGAGAGAACTAAACTGAGCAATTCTAAGCTATCAATATACTCACCCAGCCAATTAAAGCCTGAACAATAGCCATGTCTGGTTAATAACCCTTGGCtaaggggaaacaaaaaaagtgactgaaataaaacagaaaccaaCCTGCTAAGAGTGCATTCTGCTAAAGTATATCAAAGCCATAACAACGGCAGAACACTGGACTTGCCTTCCCTTAACAGCAAACACTTCTTTCCAATTAGCCTTTTTCCTGCTATTTAAATCCCTTTCTCCACTAAAAAAAGTTACTTCTTGAAAACTTTCCCTGGACTATACTTTCAGAATTCCCCTCTGATGCAGCGTCAATGCAGCACTCATCCTCCTGCCATGCCAGCTTCACTAGAATGCCTGAGAAACATGCCCTGGAAAGATTTCCTTCAAGGTGAGAAGTGAATCATCTCTGTGTGAACAAAATTTAACTAAGCCCTAGTGCCCCCAGCACTTTTGTTCTCCTCTTGACCCTTCTTCTAAGCCCCAAGGTGGAAAGAAAGGTGGTGTTCAGTTCTGGAAAGGTGCTATCAGGAGGTGATAAGATCTTAAAGCTTTACTACAAAACGGATGAGTAATGCCTGTCTTACCTTATTCCATGACTTGTAAACACATCCACTGTGTTAAAAGAATCCTCTTCCACTCCCAGGTAAAACTCCATCAGGGATGGTAAAATCCAGTCACATTTATGGAGGCCTGGCTCTATTGGGACACGTGTGTACTTAATCCCATATTCCTCTAACACCTCTGCAAATATGTGCCTGACCTCTGGGAGTGAAAACACAGACACTGGTCAGGAATCACATAACCAGCTCATCAGGTCCCTGCAAGCTGTTAGCACAGAGACATCTTTCCGTTccatgttaaagaaaatataatccTATTTGGCTTCAGCTGAAATGGTTTTCTTCATCTGGATGTGAGATGCTTTCTGTACTGGAAGCTTTACTCCCTGAACATCTGTGTAGGtgccttgtttttcctttcacaccTGAGCATTTGGCCCAGCAACCCCCTTCTACCTTAGCAGCTCTGGTCTTCAAGTGCACCAGAGGTGACTGCATTGCCAGGAACAAGTTCTTCGTCAAGTCCCTGCACAGCCAGGTTTGGTGTGAGGATAAGCTAAGAGCAATGACATCCACAGGCAGCTGAGTGCTGGAGTGGGGAAATCTGGGtggcttttttctgttttccatctctgtACCACAATTACCTTATTTTCAGAACAGGGACTAAAGGTACTTGCCTATCTCTGTAAAGCATGCTGAGACCTGTAGACAGACATCAGTGTGGAAACAAAACTAACAGGATAGAGTTCTTGTAGCACCTGAAAGACCCAGGCTTTCCAGTTTAAACTGAACAGTCTGCTACTGGACTCCTTCATGTGGGCAGGAGCATGCAATTAGGATGCTGAGGTGAATTACCAGTCTTAGGAGGAAAAGGTGTAACCTGAGCCATTTGTGCCATTAATCCCCTTGTGATGCTACAGAAAGACCCAGATCACCAAGCAGCTAACCGAGGCCCAGGTAGGAACATTATTTGCAATTGTAGAGTGGGTATTGTGCAGTGAGATTTACTGCGCAACCAAGGAGCTGTGGCAAGGGGAATCCAGTCTCGGCAGACTCTCATCTCTGCAGTGTTGGGAAGAAGAGAACTCCTTTCTTACCTGGGAGGACATGGACATGCTGGTGCCCATCCATGTGAGGAGGTAGGTGACCTGTCAGCTCATGGAACAGCTCCACTTGGGCCTTTAGCTCCTGCTTTACCTGCACAGTAGAGAAGGGTCAGAGTAAGCCTTCTCAGCAGGGTGCAAGGGAGACCTGCTGGCTCCTACTTATGACACGGCTCTGGGAGGCAGAAAGTGCTGTGATGTTTAAATGGACATGCAGTGCCCAGAACCTCCCCTAGGCATGATGTCTGTCATACTGTTTATGTGGATGGTGCAACACTGGGATTTTCTATGTTAGAAATACTGGATATTTGAATAGCCATTTCCTTTTAGAATGAATGGGGAAATGGCTGCTCATATCCCATAGGCAGTTTTGATCACCATGCATCCTTCTCATGGGACAAAACCAGCCATCTCACAAGAGAACAAAAACCTCTCATGAAGTGATGAAAGCCTTACTGCCTGCTTAGCACTTCTGTCATTTTCCCTTTACAAACGCTTAGGTTCTTTGTAAATATCTGTTTCAATGCCCCTTCTGTCCCCTCAGATAAGTAGTTTAACAGGACATTAGCTTATGCAGGCACTGAAGCAGGGAGAAATGAGTTCTCAAAGCCTGCAGCCTCTGGCAGAATTAGGCTAAGGACCCAGAAaaccagctccagctgcccagATTCAAGATTCATCTCTAAGATTACTCACAGCTAGGACCTAGGGGAGATCTTCAGCTGTTACATGCTGGGATAAGGGCAGACTGATCCATGTCAGGAAAGCAAGTTCCATGATTGTATATGGCTTTCTCCTACCTCTGACATATTCAGGAGACCTTTTGATAGTGCTGTTCTGAATCCCATTTTCCCATGGAAAAATCCATCTtggttgagcagagaagagttTGTTTTGAGCGCCTCACACACAGGAGAGCCTTCAGAGAGGTTGGCATGGAGGCCTATTGGGATGTTGTATCTGTAACAGGAATAAAATATCTGTTAAGCTTTGCACCTCTACCACTCTTATTGTGCCTGAAGGCAGAAGATAGCAGTGAAAGATTTAGACTGATCCAAAAAGTGGTCGTGTGCTCACTGGAGTACATCTGTATCTCTGCCCATctagaaaggaaagcagagcaacACTAACCAGAGCAGAGTATCTCCAGGTAGAATCACTTTGCCATCTGCCAAGGACCAGTCTCTGAGACTTCCAGCTCTGTTCCCACCCTGACGCATATGGGGAGAGCAGCCATGAGGTGTCTGAGACTGAGTACTGTACCTGAATGCTACTAGTAACTGGCAGAAAAATGTGGACCTTGAAACCCTTTCTAAAGCACTTTCATTAGCCTTTGCTAGGTATTCCCTCAAGTTGTTCACCCTATTAAAGATGCTACATTTATGAAACGTCTGAGTTTTAACTGACAACTTATAAAGCTTCCCCTAAGTAGAATCCAGTCATATATAAACAGTGCCCATGGCAGCTGTTATGGCAGCAGCATAGGCTACAAGTGTAAATGCTGTCTGATTTTAAGGGTTTCCTTAAAGGGTCCAAGAGGCTGCAGCTGGAACTGCCTGCAGTGTCTGGATTTCTGTCTACTGGTGCAGATGATCACTCACTGAGTGACAAGGCTGAATTGTGCATCCCTCTGGCATAAAGGATTACTGCAGGGAGGCCCAGCATAAGAATAGAGCCTTGCTAAAGTATTACAAGGGTACAGTTTATTTACTAGTTGCACTCcgcaacatttaaaaaaaggaaaagaaacggtgcagtgcatttgcagagctcCCCTCAGCCACAGGCTCTTCTAAAAGTGCTGGGTTTCTGTCTTAGTCTATGCCACGGATTCCCCTACGATAAAAACAGGGCCTGTGGGTGCTCAGACTTGTGCTGAGCTTCATTGGTACTTCTGGAAATCTTCAGAATCAGCATCCAAAATGATGCGTTGAAACTTTTCCCAAGACAACCCCCGGCCTCTGGCTGCCCCAGTAAGTAAATGGCAGAACTGCAGTGTTCCTCTGCTGCCCAGTCTTGAGTCATGATGCAGACTTAATTTCAAGGCAGAAAGTCTGTGATGCTTTAAACCCTTCCTGGAACTTCTGCATGGAGCTGTTAAAACTGGGCATGGCCTGTTCCTATTACAGCCCTTGTACAacaactgggaaaacaaaagcaatccCCATTTAGGCAAAGTGtgcaaaaaacattttccccttctgtctGCTGCCCTGAAGCTGACCAGTGAAGCACCGAGTCATTTGGGACAGGTCTGTGGATGGGCTGGACTAAGCAAGTCATTTAGCTTCTTCTGATCCTAAGGCTTTGGCCCTTGCAGGtctgaaactttttttcctggctCTTCCATCTCTCATGCTCCAGGTGGATGGTATAGTCTGTTGCTAGATACTGCTCCTTCTCAAAGACATAAATGTTATGAGTCAAATTGTATGGACAGCTCTGTGAAACAAAATGAGTCCGTGTCTTTCCAGTGCACTCTACGATTAGGGAGCTTGAATATTTGCTTAATGAAGCAAAACATCTTGTGGAGAGAAAGGTCCTCTCTGGCttttctgacttctgttttctgcagcagagcctgACTATATGATAAATGTTCATCTTGTTTTCATACATGGGGCCTCAGCACATGACATGTTCACACTAACTCCTTGCTAATACAAGAACTGAAAGATGCTGCCATTGGAGTGGGGGCTCTTCAGCAGATAGCTGATGGTAGGGTAGGAGGCAGCCACAGGGCAGGAGTGCTGTGGCAAGAGGACTTCTTCATCCTGTGACCTGCTTTGCACTCTTCATAAGCCCAAAGGCAGAAGGGGAGcccatggttttgttttgtaagtCCACCCCAGATTCTTTATCATGTCTCTGGGAAGCTCTAGCTGCATCAGCTGATAGCATTATTTGTACCACAGCCACTGCTGTCTACAAGAAAAAGGATTCATGTGTTACCATGAATCAGCAGATGGGAGATTTTTTGTTGAGCACCCTCCTCCTCATGTGTTGTGGGAGGGCAAGAAATGAACAGCTGAGCCTTTCAGTGTTGTCTCCCAGGAGCATCAGATGAACTACCTCCAATTGTGCAATGCCTCACATGCTGTCAGGGAAGCTATTTCTAGGAAAGGCAAGCCCCTCTGACAGGTGTGGGACACCAAGGAGCCAAGCACTGCACTGCAGAACATTAGAGCTGCTCCTCCGCCTGAGCTGAAaccagccccagagctggggaATGCACAGAATGTGGAAGTGCAGAGAGAGCTGCCCTTGTTCTTGCTGTAAGGGGAGACTCTGACTGTAACATTAGAGCATGTTTCGGAGCTTTGGCTAACACCAGCTGAATATCTTAATAGTTTTCTCTTAGAGTTAGTCCTGGTTGGTTTGACAGACTGTCTATGCTGAGGCATCTAAAGAGGAACTACTAGTGTTTAAAGGATCTCGAATGCAGGGACTGAAACcaaaactcaaaacacagcatgtgAGGAACTTGATCAGAAATATTCCCCTGTGGGAGATGCACAGAAGCAGGCATGCTGGGAAGGCTGTAAGGATATGGGAAGGACACCACAGCAGGATTCTGTTGCTAGATAgcattttcctgtatttaaatATGTGCCTTTCCTTTGGATCCAGTAAGCCAGATGATGCTCTGATTCAGCACCAAATGTCCTGTGCCTCGTGTTCATTCCTAATAGTCCTGACACTGCATGAGTATCTGATATCCTGAGTGCAATCAGATGAAAGCATGAGCAAAACTTACAGCGTTATAGTAATTAGCCAAGGCTGTACCTTGGAAGAAACGGCTCCAGTCATGCTCTGCGCTGACTAAAGGCTTGAGCTTTAAGACTGAACCAACAGGTTTTCTTCCGTGTTTACACACATTGGACTAACTCTTGTTCCATAGGTCTTCTCACCACTGAAATGTAGCTTCTGCAACCAAAGAGCAATGCCAAGGCAAGATGTATTGTATAAAA contains:
- the YDJC gene encoding carbohydrate deacetylase is translated as MLQVKLIVTGDDFGYCPRRNQGIVDCFLAGAVSNVSLLVNGSAAADAAELARRYNIPIGLHANLSEGSPVCEALKTNSSLLNQDGFFHGKMGFRTALSKGLLNMSEVKQELKAQVELFHELTGHLPPHMDGHQHVHVLPEVRHIFAEVLEEYGIKYTRVPIEPGLHKCDWILPSLMEFYLGVEEDSFNTVDVFTSHGIRWPDIYIGLTTMGKNMSVSNIWSAIDSAITEFTSKAPSPTDPTPQSRTVTIELMVHPGYPSVPPVGGCGEGPDDFSQSWERLHELQTLINPELQSHYKTRNIQLCSFKDL